From one Bradyrhizobium sp. Ash2021 genomic stretch:
- a CDS encoding SDR family NAD(P)-dependent oxidoreductase: MRVALDKKRFGPWALVTGASSGIGKEFARQIAASGINIVLVARREGLLKEVGVEFSKRYGVEHRAVVLDVSREDFIGQLASATDDLDIGLVVSNAGTGNPGEFLKLDRQLLQATLRLSTMAHLDITHHFGAKLAKRKRGGLILAGAMGAEGGVPCMANDGAAKAYVHSLGEALHYEFKPLGVYVTVLAAGFTNTAVLEKFGLDPKTMPMKPMSVEQCVSEGLSGLLKNRSKIVPGRMNRILNALVPASLARKMEADLLGKGLASKSASAGSSSSLAGSTGS, translated from the coding sequence ATGAGAGTAGCACTCGATAAAAAAAGGTTCGGCCCCTGGGCACTCGTCACGGGTGCCTCGTCCGGAATAGGCAAGGAATTTGCGCGGCAAATCGCAGCTTCAGGAATCAACATTGTCCTCGTTGCGCGGCGGGAGGGCCTGCTTAAGGAAGTAGGCGTTGAATTTAGCAAGCGTTACGGTGTGGAGCATCGAGCCGTCGTGCTTGATGTCTCTCGGGAGGATTTCATCGGGCAACTCGCCTCCGCCACTGACGATCTCGACATCGGCCTTGTCGTCTCCAATGCCGGCACCGGAAATCCCGGCGAGTTCTTGAAGCTTGATCGGCAGTTGCTTCAGGCGACTTTGCGGCTCAGTACGATGGCGCATCTGGACATCACCCACCATTTCGGCGCGAAACTCGCCAAGCGGAAGCGGGGCGGCTTGATCCTCGCGGGGGCAATGGGTGCGGAAGGCGGCGTTCCCTGTATGGCGAATGACGGAGCCGCGAAGGCGTATGTACACAGCCTTGGCGAGGCGCTTCACTATGAGTTCAAACCTCTAGGTGTCTACGTCACGGTACTGGCAGCCGGGTTTACGAACACAGCGGTGCTCGAAAAGTTCGGCCTCGATCCGAAGACCATGCCGATGAAACCGATGAGCGTCGAGCAGTGCGTATCTGAGGGCCTCAGCGGTCTGCTCAAAAACCGCTCCAAAATCGTACCAGGCCGGATGAACCGCATCTTGAACGCCCTCGTGCCGGCTTCTCTTGCGCGGAAGATGGAGGCGGACCTGCTTGGTAAAGGGCTTGCCAGCAAATCCGCATCTGCCGGCTCGTCATCATCCTTGGCAGGGTCAACCGGATCATGA
- a CDS encoding DUF6894 family protein, translated as MPYYYFDLVVGEEFKNQGSIILEDLHGASDKADQLANELSQVQPELKARGCAVRVTDGDNREVYRTPLDPVPKWLSARKTG; from the coding sequence ATGCCGTACTACTATTTCGATCTCGTGGTTGGCGAAGAGTTCAAAAATCAGGGCAGCATCATCCTCGAGGATCTGCATGGTGCCTCCGACAAAGCCGATCAACTGGCGAACGAACTGTCACAGGTACAGCCTGAACTGAAGGCGAGAGGTTGTGCCGTCCGCGTCACCGACGGCGATAACAGGGAAGTCTATCGCACGCCGCTCGATCCCGTTCCGAAATGGCTGTCCGCGCGGAAAACGGGTTAG
- a CDS encoding DMT family transporter, with amino-acid sequence MNQPMPGADASPQKSDAKPALLGVACGVGAALFWALGFVATRHGLKAGFTPADLLMHRFLWSGIAFLPVVLRAGLGNLCGIGWGRGLALMVLGGPVMSIISYSGFLFVPLGHGSVIQPSCATLGGVFLAAVLLRERVSFSRLAGAVVIVGGLVVIGAESIGHIGPNGVLGDLIFVLTGFMFAGFGMLLRYWRVSAFAAASVISVLSLVLLPVYAASGGFARVAAIGVGENALQALAQGILAGPAAMYLFAFSIQLLGVARAAVFPAIVPALTILVGWLLLGEPPTALQAAGLVTVLSGFYLAQRQR; translated from the coding sequence ATGAACCAGCCGATGCCCGGCGCTGATGCTTCTCCCCAAAAATCGGATGCGAAACCGGCCCTGCTCGGGGTCGCCTGCGGCGTTGGCGCGGCGCTGTTCTGGGCGCTCGGCTTCGTCGCGACCCGGCACGGGCTGAAGGCGGGATTTACGCCCGCGGACTTGCTGATGCACCGCTTCCTGTGGTCGGGCATCGCCTTCCTGCCGGTCGTGCTGCGCGCCGGCCTCGGCAATCTCTGCGGCATCGGCTGGGGGCGTGGCCTCGCGCTGATGGTGCTGGGCGGACCTGTCATGTCGATCATCAGCTATTCCGGCTTCCTGTTCGTGCCCTTGGGCCATGGCAGCGTGATCCAGCCGTCCTGCGCGACGCTCGGCGGCGTATTCCTGGCTGCGGTCTTGCTCAGGGAGCGGGTTTCGTTCTCGCGGCTGGCAGGGGCGGTCGTGATCGTCGGCGGCCTTGTGGTGATCGGGGCCGAGTCGATCGGCCATATCGGCCCCAATGGCGTGCTCGGCGATCTGATCTTCGTGCTGACCGGATTCATGTTCGCCGGTTTTGGCATGCTGCTGCGCTATTGGCGCGTCTCCGCCTTCGCCGCCGCCAGCGTCATCTCCGTGCTGTCGCTCGTGCTGCTGCCGGTCTATGCGGCCTCCGGCGGCTTTGCGCGCGTGGCCGCGATCGGCGTCGGTGAAAACGCGCTGCAGGCGCTGGCACAGGGCATCCTGGCCGGGCCAGCAGCGATGTATCTATTCGCGTTTTCGATCCAGCTGCTCGGCGTCGCCCGCGCCGCCGTCTTCCCGGCGATCGTGCCGGCGCTGACGATCCTGGTCGGCTGGCTCCTGCTCGGCGAGCCCCCGACCGCGCTGCAGGCGGCCGGGCTGGTCACGGTGTTGTCCGGATTCTATCTGGCGCAAAGGCAGCGGTAG
- a CDS encoding L,D-transpeptidase, with product MGSLVLGGCMQATLAPSSDASMTARDRQLLAHPPYAQASIPERYLRHIVDYPRREQPGTILVDTDARYLYYVMPGGKAIRYGVAVGEEAMAFSGVATVGRTAEWPDWIPTPEIQARLGPYPSRIPGGPANPLGARALYLYQGNKDTLYRIHGTNQPEYIGQAISSGCIRMNNADVIDLFERVRPGATVVVLPPGQSA from the coding sequence ATGGGGTCGCTTGTGCTCGGCGGCTGCATGCAGGCGACGCTCGCGCCGTCGTCGGATGCGAGCATGACGGCAAGGGACCGGCAGTTGCTGGCCCATCCGCCGTATGCGCAGGCCAGCATTCCCGAGCGTTATCTCCGGCACATCGTCGACTATCCGCGCAGGGAGCAGCCGGGCACGATCCTGGTCGATACCGATGCGCGCTATCTCTATTACGTGATGCCGGGGGGCAAGGCGATCCGCTACGGCGTGGCGGTCGGAGAGGAAGCGATGGCCTTTTCAGGCGTCGCCACGGTGGGCCGCACGGCCGAATGGCCGGACTGGATTCCGACGCCGGAAATTCAGGCGCGGCTCGGCCCCTATCCCTCACGCATTCCCGGCGGCCCGGCGAATCCATTGGGCGCGCGGGCGCTCTATCTCTACCAGGGCAACAAGGACACGCTCTATCGCATCCACGGCACCAACCAGCCCGAATATATCGGCCAGGCGATCTCGTCCGGCTGCATCCGCATGAACAATGCCGACGTCATCGATCTGTTTGAACGGGTGAGGCCCGGCGCGACCGTCGTCGTGCTGCCGCCGGGCCAGAGCGCATAG
- a CDS encoding DUF2312 domain-containing protein, translating to MSDITIPGGRIRSFVERIENLDTEMHELSEQKKEVFSEAKGEGFDVKILREIIKLRKEDKEERDERESLLDLYMRAMETAPPEKAAKAA from the coding sequence ATGTCTGACATCACCATTCCCGGCGGGCGGATTCGTTCTTTCGTTGAGCGGATCGAGAATCTGGACACCGAAATGCACGAACTGAGCGAGCAGAAGAAGGAGGTCTTTTCGGAGGCCAAGGGCGAGGGGTTTGATGTCAAGATCCTCAGGGAGATCATCAAGCTGAGGAAGGAAGACAAGGAAGAGCGCGACGAGCGCGAAAGCCTGCTCGATCTCTACATGCGGGCCATGGAAACGGCGCCGCCGGAAAAGGCAGCGAAGGCGGCCTGA
- a CDS encoding helix-turn-helix domain-containing protein, translating into MSSSEKRARDDRALLDLLADKWTIHVLGSLCDHGYRRRFNAIRRDVPGLSQKSLVQCLRRLEKSGLVARTVLTTGRLGVEYAFTDLGRTLQRPVAALFEWTTEYAAVVRAAQAAFEVTTADERNAAAAYRPVPV; encoded by the coding sequence ATGTCCTCCAGCGAAAAACGGGCGCGCGATGACCGCGCGCTGCTCGATCTCCTTGCAGATAAATGGACGATCCATGTCCTCGGCTCATTGTGCGATCACGGCTACCGGCGGCGGTTCAACGCGATCCGCCGCGACGTTCCCGGTCTTTCGCAGAAGAGCCTGGTTCAATGTTTGCGGCGCTTGGAAAAGAGCGGCCTTGTCGCGCGAACGGTGCTTACAACGGGAAGACTGGGAGTCGAATATGCCTTCACCGATTTGGGCAGGACGCTCCAGCGGCCGGTCGCGGCGCTTTTCGAATGGACCACGGAGTATGCGGCTGTCGTTAGGGCGGCCCAGGCCGCATTTGAGGTAACGACGGCCGACGAGCGGAACGCCGCAGCCGCCTATCGTCCGGTCCCGGTTTGA
- a CDS encoding IS256 family transposase produces the protein MSKDTVVKLIQPGTFSDQLTDILRDGARALLAQAVEAEVAGFLSKHADLKTEDGHQRVVRHGHLPEREVMTGIGAVPVRQPRVRDREAAAGDPRRIRFSPSILPPYMRRSKSIETLLPILYLKGISTGDFSDALAALLGKDAPGLSASAIGRLKDGWQDDHAQWRKRDLSGKRYVYVWADGIHLEARLEDEKQCILVLIGATPEGKKELVGFTDGARESAQDWRDLLLDLKRCGLDARPELMIADGALGFWKAAGEVWPKAREQRCWVHKTANVLGKLPKSVQPKAKRALQEIWMAETKANAEVAFDAFIESYTPKYQKAVDCLTKDRDLLLAFYDFPAEHWKHLRTTNPIESTFATVRHRTIRSKGCLSNKTALAMVFKLVEGAQRSWRRLDGHAHLPKIILGVKFTDGIEVTAKLAAPQPATAAA, from the coding sequence GTGTCTAAGGATACCGTCGTAAAACTGATTCAGCCAGGAACTTTCAGCGACCAACTCACCGACATTTTGCGCGATGGGGCGCGTGCCCTTCTCGCCCAGGCGGTGGAGGCCGAGGTCGCCGGGTTTCTTTCCAAGCATGCCGATTTGAAGACCGAGGATGGCCACCAACGCGTGGTGCGCCACGGTCATCTGCCCGAGCGCGAGGTGATGACGGGCATCGGCGCGGTCCCGGTGCGCCAGCCCCGCGTGCGCGATCGCGAGGCCGCAGCCGGCGATCCCCGCCGCATCCGCTTCTCGCCATCGATCTTGCCGCCCTATATGCGCCGCTCGAAGTCGATCGAGACGCTGCTACCGATCCTCTACCTGAAGGGCATCTCGACCGGCGATTTCTCGGACGCTCTGGCGGCCTTGCTCGGCAAGGATGCGCCCGGCCTCTCGGCCAGCGCCATCGGCCGCCTGAAGGACGGCTGGCAGGATGATCATGCCCAGTGGCGCAAGCGTGATTTGTCGGGCAAGCGCTACGTGTACGTCTGGGCGGACGGCATCCACCTCGAGGCGCGGCTGGAAGATGAAAAGCAGTGCATCCTGGTGCTGATCGGCGCGACGCCCGAGGGCAAGAAAGAGCTCGTCGGGTTCACCGATGGCGCTCGGGAAAGTGCGCAGGATTGGCGCGATCTGCTGCTGGATCTGAAGCGATGCGGGCTCGATGCCCGGCCCGAGCTGATGATCGCCGACGGCGCGCTCGGCTTCTGGAAAGCGGCCGGCGAGGTCTGGCCGAAAGCACGCGAGCAGCGCTGTTGGGTGCACAAGACGGCGAACGTGCTGGGCAAATTACCCAAGAGTGTGCAACCAAAGGCCAAGCGGGCGCTGCAGGAAATCTGGATGGCCGAGACCAAGGCCAATGCCGAAGTCGCCTTCGACGCCTTCATCGAAAGCTACACGCCGAAATACCAGAAGGCCGTCGATTGTCTGACGAAGGATCGCGACCTGCTGCTCGCCTTCTACGACTTCCCGGCCGAGCATTGGAAGCACCTGCGCACCACCAACCCGATTGAAAGCACTTTCGCGACCGTCCGCCACCGCACGATCCGATCGAAAGGCTGCCTCTCAAACAAGACCGCTCTCGCCATGGTATTCAAGCTGGTCGAAGGGGCGCAACGATCCTGGCGACGGCTCGACGGACATGCACACTTGCCAAAGATCATTCTCGGTGTGAAATTCACCGACGGGATCGAGGTCACCGCCAAGCTGGCCGCCCCTCAGCCCGCAACCGCCGCCGCCTGA
- a CDS encoding MASE4 domain-containing protein → MVKRTAVAPEEQPFILSSLPPGRAQRRLALAVVLALLVAFLITEVGPLSTIQLGRIDAFVPAYATAMLVNDSITAVLLFAQFSILRSPALLAISSGYLFTALMLIPWMLTFPGVFAPGGLLGAGLQSTTWIYILWHAGFPVFVIAYGLLKDADPARRLRQGSVGAAILASVATTAAVVCAATFLVTAGDALLPRISLDPVRFSTLWLYYAGCLDLLSVLALTVLWIRRRSVLDLWLMVVMCAYVIEITLIAFPVPARFSFGWYAGRIFGFLSGSLLLFVLLYEITTLYAGVLRAVLAQRREREARLMTGDAVSASIAHEIKQPLTGMITNADAGLRWLERSMPDEAKAAFEQIVADGHRAAAVIGSIRAIFKKDSRNRTSLDINQLIGEALALTRGDLQRHRIQVQAEPNAQLPQVRGDRIQLQQVLLNLITNAIDSMAAKDGPRVLCVRSEVHDGASVIVSVADTGTGIGSQELERVFNPMFTTKSGGMGMGLSICRSIIEAHDGRLWVAPNKPEGAVFQFMLLADGAASAGASRRERPEDLLVSSRP, encoded by the coding sequence ATGGTGAAGAGGACAGCCGTTGCCCCAGAGGAACAACCTTTCATCCTCTCGAGCTTGCCGCCCGGCCGGGCGCAGAGACGGCTTGCCCTTGCCGTCGTGCTCGCTTTGCTGGTCGCCTTTCTCATCACGGAAGTTGGGCCGCTCTCGACCATCCAGCTGGGGCGGATCGACGCCTTCGTCCCGGCTTATGCCACGGCGATGCTCGTGAACGATTCGATTACCGCTGTCCTGCTGTTTGCCCAGTTCTCCATCTTGCGTTCGCCTGCCCTCCTCGCGATCTCAAGTGGATATCTCTTCACAGCGCTTATGTTGATCCCGTGGATGCTGACCTTTCCGGGCGTCTTCGCGCCAGGTGGCCTGCTTGGCGCGGGACTGCAGAGCACGACCTGGATCTATATTCTGTGGCACGCCGGATTTCCCGTGTTTGTCATCGCCTATGGCCTGTTGAAGGATGCCGATCCGGCCAGGCGGTTGCGGCAGGGCTCCGTGGGCGCGGCCATCCTTGCGAGCGTTGCCACGACGGCGGCCGTCGTGTGTGCGGCGACTTTTCTTGTCACAGCGGGGGATGCGCTATTGCCGCGCATTTCGCTCGATCCGGTCCGCTTTTCTACCCTCTGGCTTTATTATGCCGGGTGTCTTGACCTGTTGAGCGTTCTTGCACTCACTGTGCTCTGGATCCGGCGGCGTTCGGTGCTCGATCTGTGGCTGATGGTGGTGATGTGCGCCTACGTGATAGAAATCACTCTGATTGCGTTTCCCGTTCCGGCCCGCTTCAGCTTCGGCTGGTATGCCGGCCGGATCTTCGGGTTCCTGTCCGGCAGTCTCCTCCTGTTTGTCCTGCTGTACGAGATAACGACGCTTTACGCGGGGGTGCTCCGCGCGGTCTTGGCGCAACGTCGCGAGCGCGAGGCGCGGCTGATGACCGGGGACGCGGTGTCGGCTTCGATTGCTCACGAGATCAAGCAGCCATTGACTGGGATGATAACGAATGCCGATGCGGGGTTGCGCTGGCTTGAACGCTCGATGCCCGATGAAGCGAAGGCGGCATTCGAGCAGATCGTCGCTGATGGCCATCGCGCGGCAGCGGTGATCGGAAGCATTCGGGCGATCTTCAAGAAGGACAGCCGGAACAGAACTTCGCTCGACATCAACCAACTTATCGGGGAAGCCCTCGCCTTGACGCGCGGCGATCTGCAGAGGCACCGGATACAGGTCCAGGCCGAGCCGAATGCACAGCTGCCGCAGGTAAGAGGAGATCGAATCCAGCTGCAGCAAGTGCTTCTGAATTTGATCACAAATGCGATCGATTCGATGGCGGCCAAGGATGGGCCGCGGGTCCTGTGCGTGAGGTCCGAGGTCCACGACGGCGCGAGCGTCATCGTATCGGTGGCGGACACCGGAACAGGAATCGGCTCGCAAGAGCTCGAGCGGGTATTCAACCCAATGTTCACTACAAAATCGGGCGGTATGGGGATGGGTCTGTCGATCTGCCGTTCGATCATTGAGGCCCATGATGGCCGGTTGTGGGTTGCCCCCAACAAACCCGAGGGCGCCGTCTTTCAGTTTATGCTGCTCGCCGACGGTGCGGCGTCTGCTGGTGCTTCACGACGAGAGCGACCCGAGGACCTCCTGGTTAGTTCGCGCCCCTGA